Part of the Corticium candelabrum chromosome 15, ooCorCand1.1, whole genome shotgun sequence genome, ACTTCTCGGTTGAACTTCCTGATTGTATGctaacacttaattaatttacttgATATATCATCCACCCATACTAAAATTGTAGTTGCCATCATCTGTTTGGAACAGAATACTTACTGGACAACTATATGTCTACGCAAATCTGCTTGGAAAGCAAATATTTATCTCTAGGGATCTAATTGACATACAAGACTATATGTTTAGATAAAATACTTTTCTAGCATATATTGTGCTTACTCTCTACCTAAAAAATCAGAAAGTATCGATGCGTTATTTATATTTGCAATCTAGGAAGGAACCACTCGAGTCATCTTTTCATACAACCCCAACGATCCCACATCAGAAACAGTATTAGACAAGCACACATTTGCTCAGAGAGTCAGTGTTAACCTACTGAGTGGAACAGGCAATGTAGAACCGGCGCCTTTGGAACCGGACCACCAGACTTTCGACGTTCTCAATCACAATGTAAGACAATTTATTAGACATACAACGATATGCTTATTGGAATTATAGTTACACTCTGTCTTGAAGGTATCTGTGCCTGCTCAGCCCACGACCTACTGGTGCACTCCATACAAGCTGCCTCAACTGCAGAACGAAGCTCATATAATAAGAGTCAGTAAAGTCGTGTTATAGTACCTTAACTCTCGTTATTTGTTAACCCTGAGTCTTCTTGATGCAGTTTGAACCAgtagtgcaagcaaatcacgAGGAACTAGTGCATCACATTCTAATTTACACGTGCCATGATAGCATCGTTCCTTACCTCGATATGTCATGGGATTGCGACAATCCACCAGATTCCGTACCGGGTTCCGTTCGAGGATGCCGTGGAACGTCGCAAATTGCAGCATGGGCCGTTGGAGGCGCAGTGAGTGACAAACCATAACAATCACTCAATCCATGTTGTGGTATACtgttacacaaacatacagggTATTACTTTCCCATCGCAAGTGGGTCTTCCCATGAGCGGTCAGACTGGCGCCCAATACGTTATGATGGAAACTCATTACAACAACGAGGCAAGCAGCGCAGGTATTTCTAGTTTAATAATCTAATTGTAACGTCTGTTCGATACCGTCACTTTGCTAATGTAAAAGACTGACCAGTCATTGCGCGTGCGCGGTAAGAGAAGACTGATCATGCGCAGTCATTGTGTTGCCGGCAAATTGACTGATCAGTCATTGCGTTTCAAAAAGCCAGTCAATAGTCATAAAGCGTGTGGTTGTTTGAGAGTAGCAGTAGAAGTTGTTTTTTGGTTAAAAGCCACCGAAATGAGTCTGTCACTGTCCCTTGCTTGTCTGTTCCAGAGGTCTCTGATAGCGGAACGCGCGACACTAAGTACTAGTTGATATTCTATGGTCATCTCTTTATTTTCAGACTACGTGGACAGCTCTGGAATACGAATATATTACACTCCAACCAAACGGCAATACGACGGTGCAGTTTTAGAATTTGGTCACACAGTATCTGCTAATCTCTTCTTGCCGCCTGGCCAAGATGACATCATAACAAGAAATTTATGCCCTGCACCCTGCACTAAAGtggtaaataattaattaattctttttTATAGAAATTTGTAGTTTCTTGATTGTTAATTAGCTTAATTAACCATTTCCAGGGGCTTCCTCCAGCCGGAGTGAATGTATTTGGTACAATGCTCCATTCTCATACTGTCGGTAATGTTTACTCTAGATCTTCTATCTAAATTGTATATTTTGAAGACTTGATGTCATGATGTCATTCTGCAGGCAAAGGAATTTGGATTGAGCACAGTCGCAATGGCGTCCAACTTCCCAATATTGACAGCAACTACAATTACGACTTCAACTTTCAGGTTTGACTTACTGCATGGCTATGAATGCAGCTTTAGATGTAAAAGGTCACCTCCTCTAAAGATGGTCATCGCGTCACTCCCAAATATTTATTACCTTTTATCAATTTGTCCGCGGTACTAGAAGCGATTGAATATTTCCTAGcattttacattaattaatatgaaaaTGCTATTTGTTAAACCCTTCAACTCTATTTCAACTGTAATTTCATGTGTCACTTACAAAACAAGACTCTGTAaaataatcacgtgactaagcCAGGGTTGTCGGGTGACCATTCCTacttagcgcgcgctagttCGGACCGCTACATTTGCTTCCTACCCCCTGATAGAGCAATCACCTTGAAGCTTTAAGTACTATAATTTCGTTCTTAATAGGATGTGGTGCTGCTGAGAAATGAAGTCAAGATTTTACCTGTCAGTAAATTTTATCGTTATTTTTAATGGCAGAGCATCTGCATGtgacgtttaattaattgtaacaGGGAGACGATGTTCAGGTAGTTTGCGACTACGACACATCATCTAGAACGCAAGTGACCACTGTAAGAACAATATCTACCTAATCTTCTAATTCTTTCCAGGTTGTATGCGATTCTTTCTTACTTGCAGGGTGGAGAAGGCACCTTGGACGAGATGTGTCTCGCTTTTTTCCTAGTGTATCCTCGACCGCAGCTTCATTACTGCCAGAGCCAAATTGATAGTTCGGTGTTTTACAATTATATTTTTTTCCAGGCTGCGACGTAAGATTTAAGACGTCTATTATCTTTGGCTTTTTATCTAATTAACTCACGGGTTATGttattttactttatttttaTAGCAAAGGCTATTTTACAAACTTGATAAACTCTTCAGCAGATGAGGCAACTCAAGGAAGGCAGTTTGAAGAAAGTATTAAAAACATGGACTGGAGCAGCGACGGCGCGTACACTCTCTGGAATGATTCATACTGGTCTTCTAAGAGTAGGGAGTACTTTTGTAATGGTCCGTTTCACGATAACTTATTGGTAAGATAACATATCAGAAGTCTGCATGAGTGTTATTGATGCTCACCTGCGTCATTCATTCTAGGGAGCAGAGGATGGCAATACGACCATGTTGCCTCAAATTACTCAGCCCCTGTCTGATGCTCCTACAACTGGAACACCCAAACCCTGCACAAGCGTTTCAAGTACATCAGCTCACCAGACAGAAACTCCCCAGACAAGATCTCCAACCAGCTCGGCTCTTGAGTTGATGTCTAGTCTGCTCTTGGTTGCTGTTTTGCCTTTGGTGGCAAAAGCGGTAGGGTACTATTGACGGAAGGAACAAAACGTTGACACGAgaactgtttgtgtttggtctcTTACGTGTTGCTAGAACTGTGCCGTTTGCAATGACTGATTTCTTTTTAACTGTTGCTGATGCGTGTTTCAATCCTAGAGCTTAACAGTAATGTTAGCTACAATTGAGTAGATGGTAGTGTAATA contains:
- the LOC134191237 gene encoding DBH-like monooxygenase protein 1 homolog: MWRLQLLVVLVTLSVVQCDHHLCPSGYSRGQYLDASTQKYLLCWKVDWSDRSITFSAKVATTGWIGLGFSPTGFMPNSDIVIGWVKDGQGYLKDRFATARAQPPIDDIQNVRLLSFSEADGMTTLEFKRDLEACEPKDRSIEEGTTRVIFSYNPNDPTSETVLDKHTFAQRVSVNLLSGTGNVEPAPLEPDHQTFDVLNHNVSVPAQPTTYWCTPYKLPQLQNEAHIIRFEPVVQANHEELVHHILIYTCHDSIVPYLDMSWDCDNPPDSVPGSVRGCRGTSQIAAWAVGGAGITFPSQVGLPMSGQTGAQYVMMETHYNNEASSADYVDSSGIRIYYTPTKRQYDGAVLEFGHTVSANLFLPPGQDDIITRNLCPAPCTKVGLPPAGVNVFGTMLHSHTVGKGIWIEHSRNGVQLPNIDSNYNYDFNFQDVVLLRNEVKILPGDDVQVVCDYDTSSRTQVTTGGEGTLDEMCLAFFLVYPRPQLHYCQSQIDSSVFYNYIFFQAATKGYFTNLINSSADEATQGRQFEESIKNMDWSSDGAYTLWNDSYWSSKSREYFCNGPFHDNLLGAEDGNTTMLPQITQPLSDAPTTGTPKPCTSVSSTSAHQTETPQTRSPTSSALELMSSLLLVAVLPLVAKAVGYY